The Thermococcus sp. 4557 genomic sequence GGCCTTGTTCTCGGTGACCCTCTTTATCCCCTCGAGAACCTCCGGCACGTCGGCCCTAGGGAGCCATCCGGTTAAAGCGAAGGTCATGTTGGTTCTGGCGAGCATCGGCAGCACGGTTGACTTGTCGCGCTCGTTCTCCATCAGCTCCTGGTAGAAGACGACGTCGTCGTAGTACTTCTCCGCCAGCATCTCGGCGTCCTTCTTGGCGCTCTCAAGCTCTTCCTCCTTGGCGCGGAGCTTCTCCTCGTAAACCGATATGAGCTCCCTCGGCGTTCCCTCACCCTCGGGAACCTCGAGCCTCTCGAGGGAGTACTTGGCGAGTATCGGGTTGGCCTTCTCGTAGTCGCGCTTGAGGAAAGCGAAGACCGCCAGAATCTTGTCCTTGAACTCCTTGGAGACGACGACGGCCCTTCCCTCCGTGGCCTTCTCGACCTCCTCAATGAGGGGCCTGAACTTGTTCCTGTCAACGGTTCCAACGATTATCTCGAGCATGTCGGTCGATTTGAGGTATGAGACGTCGAGGTTGAGCGCGGAGAGCAGCTCAAGAATCGCGATATCGTTCTTTATCCTCTCGATCTCGGTCTGGGTGGAGGTTATCTTACCCTCGACGGCCTTTATCTCAGGCTCGACTGTGGCCAGGAACGCCTCAACGTCCTTGATGAGCTTCTCCACTCCCTCGTACCGGTACTTCTTCTTCGCCCTCTCACTTGGGAAGATGAACTCCCTTATGCCGCCCCCGGTCTGCTTCTTATACGCCTTGAGAAAATCGACGAGCCGAGATATGGTTATGCTGTACGAGGCGGCCTTCCTGTGGTACTCGTTCGGCGAGTCCTTCTGTGCCACGTCAACGCTGAGCTCCCTTATTTCGATCACGCCGTTCTCGTGGAGGTAGGTGAGGAGGCTGTCCTTGTAGCGGTTGAGCGTGATGACCTCTATTTTGACCATCTCTTCAGGCTTGAACATCGTCAGCTCCCTCTCACGAGTGCTATACCAGCCGAGATGGCCCTCTCGAAGTTGTTGGTGGCCTTCACCTTGAGCTCCTCAATCTCGGCGTTGCCCTCCTCGAGGACCTTTTTGGCCTCCTCCTCTCCCTCGGCGCGGGCCTTCTCGACGAGGGCTTCCGCCTGAGCCTCAGCTTTCTGTATAATCTCCCTCTCGAGAAGCTTGGCCTCCTCACGGGCCTTAAGCACTATCTCCCTGGCGTCCTCTTTGGCCTTCTCAATGCGTGCCTCGGCCTGCTTCTCTGCATCAACAATCTGCTTGATGACGTCCTCCATGATTAGCCCCCCAATGACCCTGAAAACAGGTTTCCTCACACGTCGCTTTTGGCTTCCCTAACCGGTTTAAATAGTTTTTGGCCCCCACACCAAAGATATGACGAGGAAGGAACAGAAATGGACATAAAAGTTGAAAAAAATGTCATATTAACTTTCATTGTCGGGTTTTCTCCTCTCGAGTAGACCCTTCACGTTGTCCAGTATGCTGTTCTTGGCGAAGACTATGACCTGACCCCTCTCCGGAAGCTTCGTGTCGCCGGACGGGATTATCAGGTTGCCCTTCTCGTCGTAAACGGCTATCATGAGGGCGTCCCTGGGCAGTTTGAGGTCGCGGACGTACTTGCCAGCTATCTCGCTGTTTTCGTCGATGGTGAAGCGGACTATCTCGGCGCCCTCCTTCGGGAAGAGGACGCGGTCAAAACCGGGAGTGACTATGTTCCTGCTTATGTACTCCGCAGCTATCTCCTCGGGACTGATGACGAAGTCGAAGTAGCGCTTGAGGTCGGTGACCTCCTCGAATATGCGCCTGTTCTTGGGGTTCCCCAGTCTGAGGGAGGTTTTCACCTTGGGATTCAGGTGCTTCGCCAGTATGCAGGCCAGCAGGTTGGCGTCGTCCTTGCCGGTCAGAGCCGCGAAGGCGTCCGCCTGCTTGATGTTGGCCTCCTCGAGGGTCTTCGGGTCGGTCGCGTCGCCCTCAATAACCAGGCCGTTGATGAGGAGGGAGAGCTCCTTGGCCCTCGCCTTGTCCATCTCGATTATGGTGACGTCGTGCCCCTCCTCCTCCAGCATCTTGGCCACGAGGTAGCCGACCCTTCCGGCACCCATTATCACGACGAACATCAGTCCTCACCGAGCAGGTATTTGGCTATTTCAGCGTAGGCCGGCCTGGTGATGAGGATTCCAATGAGGACGCCGAGTATCGTGGTGAAGGCAAATCCCTTGAGCGTTCCGACGAAGTAAACCAGCAGGAAGCTCATGGCCGCTATGGTCGTCGCCGCGGATGCGAAGATGACGAAGAACGCCCTTCCCATCCTCCTGAGAACGCTGGCGCGCCTGGTTATCCTCGTGGTCCTCTCGCCGCTTAGAAGCTCGTCGGTTATGACTATCTGCTGATCGACGCCGGTACCGATCGCCGCGATGATACCCGCGATGCTCGGGAGGTCGAGGTTCCAGTTTATGAGGGACGCGAAGCCGAGGATTATTATGACCTCAAAGAGGCTGGTGCTCGCGACTGGTATTGCGATCCTCCAGTTCCGGTAGTGGAAGTACACTATGAGGAGCACCGCTATCAGGGCGGCGAGGCCCGCGTAGAGGGCCTGCGTCCTGAAGCCCTCACCGAGGCGCGGGGATATGAACTCCATGCCGACGACGTTGAGCTTGACCGGGAGCGAACCGCTCTTGAGGACGGTGTAGATGGTGCTGGCCTCCTGCTCGGCGGTGAGTCTGTCCGGGGCGGTTCCAGTTATCTGAACGTCCTGCTGGGGTTCACCGACCGTGAGACCCTCTCCGAGCGAGTAGGGG encodes the following:
- a CDS encoding V-type ATP synthase subunit H; protein product: MEDVIKQIVDAEKQAEARIEKAKEDAREIVLKAREEAKLLEREIIQKAEAQAEALVEKARAEGEEEAKKVLEEGNAEIEELKVKATNNFERAISAGIALVRGS
- a CDS encoding TrkA family potassium uptake protein; this translates as MFVVIMGAGRVGYLVAKMLEEEGHDVTIIEMDKARAKELSLLINGLVIEGDATDPKTLEEANIKQADAFAALTGKDDANLLACILAKHLNPKVKTSLRLGNPKNRRIFEEVTDLKRYFDFVISPEEIAAEYISRNIVTPGFDRVLFPKEGAEIVRFTIDENSEIAGKYVRDLKLPRDALMIAVYDEKGNLIIPSGDTKLPERGQVIVFAKNSILDNVKGLLERRKPDNES